CCCCAGGGTGCTGGCAAGCTGGGCCCTGGTTTGCTGCACCCCTCTGTTGTAGTTGCTCAGCACTTTGGAGAAGGCCTGCTCCCGGTCGAGTGCCCGGGCGAGGAGCGGGAGCGTCTTCTGCCATTCGTTCCTGTCCGTCCCCTTGAAGAGAAGGGTCGGCGCGATGCGGCTCAGTTGGGGGTAGACCTGGGAGGCGTAGTCCTCGCCGACGATGAGATCGGGCTTGAGGGAAACCAGAATCTCCAGGTTCGGGTTGAAGCGGTCTCCGACATTGATGGGGTTGGAGGTCACGCGGCTTCCCAGGTACTTGATGTCACGCAGGGAGGAACCGAAGGCGGGCGTCTTGATGTAGGTCGACGCCTCTCCATAACCGACAGGCTGCACCCCGAGGGACAGGAGCAGATCCAGCGCGTGGGGTCCGAGGGCCACCACGCGGAGGGGCTTTTTCGGGATGGTCGTGGTTCCGGCACTGTGCCCAATGGTCGCCGGGTAGGCGGTCGCTGCCGCCACACCCAGACCGCAGACCAGAACGGTCGAGCCTAACAAACGTCTGCGCATCACAACTCCTTGCTACCTGAGCCGGTCGCTCTGGACCACCTCTCGGAAACGCCGAGATTGTGGCAGATGCAAATCCGACTTGCAAGGTCGGATTTGGGAAGCGGCCTCCAAATGTGCCGGAGGATGCAGGCCACGGTGGTCCGCCTGGGTGCACGAGGGCCAGCCGTCCCCTCCCCCGATCATCCGGGTCCTGTCTCGACGGGGGGGCAGCCTCGTCCGGCGCAGGTCCGCGCCGGGGGTAGACTGGCCCCATGCCGTTTGTGGTCGTGTCGGGACTGTCGGGAAGTGGGAAGAGCACCGCGCTGAGGACGTTGGAGGACGCGGGCTTTTTCATCACCGACAACCTCCCGCCCGAGCTGTGGGTGGCGATGCACGACCTCGTGAC
This Deinococcus aestuarii DNA region includes the following protein-coding sequences:
- a CDS encoding ABC transporter substrate-binding protein, whose amino-acid sequence is MRRRLLGSTVLVCGLGVAAATAYPATIGHSAGTTTIPKKPLRVVALGPHALDLLLSLGVQPVGYGEASTYIKTPAFGSSLRDIKYLGSRVTSNPINVGDRFNPNLEILVSLKPDLIVGEDYASQVYPQLSRIAPTLLFKGTDRNEWQKTLPLLARALDREQAFSKVLSNYNRGVQQTRAQLASTLGKKRVLVVWTGGGDARNTFTISDSNDWTGGLLNDLGLNVIDGDKRDAVVGIEGLSALDPDAVIVLASGNNTPARARADWNANPLTTRLRASRANQVYFLDYHLFRRIRGPMAAQLVERQLVREVRK